The genomic DNA TTTAATGATGGCGTGATACAACCTGTTTTTTCTCATATTATAAAAGACACAAAATATAACGTAACATCCTATCATGATTTCCCTGTTATTCCAAATGAAGATTGGTTCATCACATACCATGATTTTAAACAAAAATTAGATCGAAGAATTGATAATTTTTACGAAAAAATTCATCATTCACAATCCATTTTATTTGTTAGATGGGGCGGAAACTTGACTGAAGCGCTAGAATTACAAACAGTTTTATCAAATATTGTTAAAAATAATTTTAAGATTCTTTTACTCTATCCAACAGGACTTGAAAATGAAATAAACGAATTAGAATGGGGGCTTGATCATGTTTTTCCCATTCAAGTTTCAAGTAATTATCAAAATAAAAGAACTTGGTATGTCCCCTTAAAAGATATACACTTAAAACCCAAATAATAAGT from Bacillus basilensis includes the following:
- a CDS encoding DUF1796 family putative cysteine peptidase, whose translation is MIVLEMKGPQGIYDDVISLGENCYTAIHLKKYRLRKYSGPLDWFESPNLSSINKLLKNNFIDFMDLKNMHAMPDQNIVFNDGVIQPVFSHIIKDTKYNVTSYHDFPVIPNEDWFITYHDFKQKLDRRIDNFYEKIHHSQSILFVRWGGNLTEALELQTVLSNIVKNNFKILLLYPTGLENEINELEWGLDHVFPIQVSSNYQNKRTWYVPLKDIHLKPK